One stretch of Girardinichthys multiradiatus isolate DD_20200921_A chromosome 2, DD_fGirMul_XY1, whole genome shotgun sequence DNA includes these proteins:
- the si:dkey-246g23.4 gene encoding monocarboxylate transporter 2 isoform X2 yields the protein MLYYRGKQFLDVQAGRDIHTAVTGVKAPVASALSARFSHRSVVIMGGLICSAAVVFGAFARNLTELYITFGFLNGFGYALTWTPAVTMLGMYFEKNRPVVNALASAGECILTFSLTPLFQLLIDSFSWRGALLILGGLQLNLCVCGMLLRPLGTLRDGTYINMGKEEQENLPIEDLDETKLSFQIESEMNILELSAQETVKDCVEDPDETSSLTKTSTSSQKRTKLRTTIQYYVDYTLITNGRFMVYSMFGVFAALGFFAPSLFLVPYARSKGIKEYQAAALLSISAVLDLFGRVFFGWVANLKLVETVQQLTATVILLGTVLLLCPLASTFSELVAFSAAHGLVYGATVAIHITVLPEVVGVERLGSALGFFMLIRSSGGLLGPPIAGFFIDKMENYGTGFIMSGVALIVSALFLLILHQMNRRGQRTITATNTAHK from the exons ATGTTATATTATAGAGGAAAACAGTTTCTGGATGTgcaagctggtagagacatacataCAGCAGTGACTGGAGTGAAAG CCCCAGTAGCCTCTGCTCTGAGTGCACGCTTCAGCCATCGCTCTGTGGTAATCATGGGTGGGCTCATATGCAGTGCAGCAGTTGTGTTTGGAGCTTTTGCCCGTAACCTGACTGAACTCTACATAACCTTTGGTTTCCTAAATG GTTTTGGCTATGCATTAACCTGGACCCCTGCAGTGACCATGCTCGGCATGTACTTTGAGAAGAATCGTCCAGTGGTTAATGCCTTGGCTAGTGCTGGAGAATGTATTCTTACATTCAGCCTCACCCCTCTGTTCCAGCTGTTGATCGACAGCTTCTCTTGGAGGGGAGCTTTGCTTATCCTGGGGGGATTGCAACTTAACCTGTGTGTTTGTGGGATGTTGCTCAGGCCCCTGGGGACCTTAAGAGATGGTACTTATATCAATATGGGCAAAGAAGAGCAGGAAAACCTCCCAATAGAAGATCTGGATGAAACAAAGCTGAGTTTTCAAATAGAAAGTGAAATGAACATATTGGAATTATCTGCTCAAGAGACAGTTAAGGATTGTGTCGAAGATCCTGATGAGACATCTAGCTTGACCAAAACCTCTACAAGCAGTCAAAAGAGGACCAAACTGCGGACTACTATCCAATATTATGTAGATTACACACTCATTACAAATGGCCGGTTCATGGTTTATTCCATGTTCGGGGTGTTTGCTGCACTAGGGTTCTTCGCCCCATCTCTGTTCCTGGTTCCATACGCTCGCAGTAAAGGAATCAAAGAATACCAGGCAGCAGCCCTCCTGTCCATCTCTGCTGTGTTGGACCTCTTTGGAAGAGTGTTCTTTGGCTGGGTGGCAAACCTGAAGCTTGTTGAGACG GTTCAGCAGCTGACAGCCACAGTGATTCTGCTCGGTACCGTTTTACTCCTCTGCCCTCTGGCCTCAACTTTTTCAGAGCTGGTTGCTTTCAGTGCTGCTCACGGCCTGGTGTACGGTGCCACGGTCGCCATCCACATCACAGTGCTGCCTGAGGTTGTGGGGGTGGAGAGGCTCGGAAGCGCTCTGGGGTTTTTCATGCTCATACGCAGCAGCGGAGGCCTGCTTGGACCGCCCATCGCTG gTTTCTTCATTGACAAGATGGAGAATTATGGGACAGGCTTCATCATGTCTGGTGTGGCCCTTATCgtctctgctttgttccttCTTATTCTCCACCAGATGAACCGAAGGGGTCAAAGAACCATCACAGCTACCAATACtgcacacaaataa
- the si:dkey-246g23.4 gene encoding monocarboxylate transporter 13 isoform X1, with protein sequence MDPPEKAQKRRNAAEPPAAQDGGYAWFILVSCFFVFGLTFGVIKSFGVFYVEIQQYFETTAAGTSWITSITVATIHIAAPVASALSARFSHRSVVIMGGLICSAAVVFGAFARNLTELYITFGFLNGFGYALTWTPAVTMLGMYFEKNRPVVNALASAGECILTFSLTPLFQLLIDSFSWRGALLILGGLQLNLCVCGMLLRPLGTLRDGTYINMGKEEQENLPIEDLDETKLSFQIESEMNILELSAQETVKDCVEDPDETSSLTKTSTSSQKRTKLRTTIQYYVDYTLITNGRFMVYSMFGVFAALGFFAPSLFLVPYARSKGIKEYQAAALLSISAVLDLFGRVFFGWVANLKLVETVQQLTATVILLGTVLLLCPLASTFSELVAFSAAHGLVYGATVAIHITVLPEVVGVERLGSALGFFMLIRSSGGLLGPPIAGFFIDKMENYGTGFIMSGVALIVSALFLLILHQMNRRGQRTITATNTAHK encoded by the exons ATGGACCCTCCAGAGAAGGCTCAGAAGAGACGCAATGCTGCAGAACCACCTGCAGCCCAGGATGGGGGCTACGCCTGGTTCATCCTGGTCTCCTGCTTCTTCGTTTTTGGCCTGACCTTTGGTGTGATTAAGTCCTTTGGTGTATTTTATGTTGAGATACAGCAGTACTTTGAAACCACAGCAGCAGGAACATCATGGATCACCTCTATCACTGTGGCCACCATTCACATTGCAG CCCCAGTAGCCTCTGCTCTGAGTGCACGCTTCAGCCATCGCTCTGTGGTAATCATGGGTGGGCTCATATGCAGTGCAGCAGTTGTGTTTGGAGCTTTTGCCCGTAACCTGACTGAACTCTACATAACCTTTGGTTTCCTAAATG GTTTTGGCTATGCATTAACCTGGACCCCTGCAGTGACCATGCTCGGCATGTACTTTGAGAAGAATCGTCCAGTGGTTAATGCCTTGGCTAGTGCTGGAGAATGTATTCTTACATTCAGCCTCACCCCTCTGTTCCAGCTGTTGATCGACAGCTTCTCTTGGAGGGGAGCTTTGCTTATCCTGGGGGGATTGCAACTTAACCTGTGTGTTTGTGGGATGTTGCTCAGGCCCCTGGGGACCTTAAGAGATGGTACTTATATCAATATGGGCAAAGAAGAGCAGGAAAACCTCCCAATAGAAGATCTGGATGAAACAAAGCTGAGTTTTCAAATAGAAAGTGAAATGAACATATTGGAATTATCTGCTCAAGAGACAGTTAAGGATTGTGTCGAAGATCCTGATGAGACATCTAGCTTGACCAAAACCTCTACAAGCAGTCAAAAGAGGACCAAACTGCGGACTACTATCCAATATTATGTAGATTACACACTCATTACAAATGGCCGGTTCATGGTTTATTCCATGTTCGGGGTGTTTGCTGCACTAGGGTTCTTCGCCCCATCTCTGTTCCTGGTTCCATACGCTCGCAGTAAAGGAATCAAAGAATACCAGGCAGCAGCCCTCCTGTCCATCTCTGCTGTGTTGGACCTCTTTGGAAGAGTGTTCTTTGGCTGGGTGGCAAACCTGAAGCTTGTTGAGACG GTTCAGCAGCTGACAGCCACAGTGATTCTGCTCGGTACCGTTTTACTCCTCTGCCCTCTGGCCTCAACTTTTTCAGAGCTGGTTGCTTTCAGTGCTGCTCACGGCCTGGTGTACGGTGCCACGGTCGCCATCCACATCACAGTGCTGCCTGAGGTTGTGGGGGTGGAGAGGCTCGGAAGCGCTCTGGGGTTTTTCATGCTCATACGCAGCAGCGGAGGCCTGCTTGGACCGCCCATCGCTG gTTTCTTCATTGACAAGATGGAGAATTATGGGACAGGCTTCATCATGTCTGGTGTGGCCCTTATCgtctctgctttgttccttCTTATTCTCCACCAGATGAACCGAAGGGGTCAAAGAACCATCACAGCTACCAATACtgcacacaaataa